The genome window ACTGCAGCGGTTCAAGCACGTTCGCGCCCCGATCGGCGACCGGGTTGACCACCCGCCGCAGCAGTTCCTTACAGCCGCCGCCGGCGGGGATGATGCCCACGCCGAACTCGACCAATCCGGCGTACAGCTCGGCGTGGGCGACGACCGCGTGGCCGCTCATCGTGATCTCCAGACCTCCGCCGAGAGTCATGTTGTACGGCGCGACGACCACCGGCTTGGGCGCGGCGCGCATCGCCATCCCAAAGTCTTGCAGCTTTTTCGTCACCGCCTCGACACCTTCGATGCCGGCGCCCATCGCGTCGGCGAGGTTCGCGCCGATGCTGAAGCGTTCGCCTTCGTTGGCGATCACGAGCGCCTGCCATGCTGGGTCTTCGAGCATCGCCAGCGCCTTGAACCCGAGGTCGAGCAGACCGCCGGTAATGGTGTTCTGCTTGGTACGGAACTGGAATAGCAGCACGCCGTCTCCGATGTCGTAGAGGATGCCGTGGTCGTTCTGCTCCAATACGGCGGTGCCGCGCGCACGCAGATCGCTGAGCGAAATCTCCATCGGGTCGTGGCCGGTGGTGACATACGCGCCCGCCTGTGGGCTGTAGTAGCCGACCACGACGCCATGCGCGTCGCGCTGGTAGAACGTCGAGTTACCGCTGGCGAGCATGTCCTTGACCCATTTCGCCACCGGATAGCCCGCCGCCTCGAACTTCTCGACGTATTCGGCTACGCCGATCGCGTCCCAAATCTCAAACGGGCCCATCTCATGCGCGAAGCCCCACTTCTGGGCGTTGTCGATGTTGACGATCGTTTCGGTGATCTCCGGCACCTTTTGCGATGCATAGGCAAGGTAGAAGCCGTGCAGGTGGAACAGGTACTGCCCGCCGCGGTCCGGCTCGGCGATCAGGCGCTTGATGCGCTCGCCCAGCGGCTTGACGCGACCGTGCTTCTCGATACTCTCGAACGTCACCTGCTTGGGCGGCTCGTATTCGAACGTCTTGAGGTTGAGCGCCCACAGCTCCTTGCCGCCGTCGGCCGAACGGCGCATGTGGTAGAAGCCCTGACCGGTCTTGCGGCCCAGCCAGTTGCGCTTGAGCATCTCGTCGCTGAGCGCTGCGCTGCCGGGGTGGTTCAATACCTCGCGCGCCGGGTCGTCGGCGATGGCGGGATACAGGTTGCGTGCGACGTGCACGGCGATGTCGTAGCCGACGAGGTCGTTCAGGTTGAACGTTGCGGTCTTGGGCCGCCCAATCAGCGGGCCGGTCAGCGCGTCGACTTCTTCAACCGTGTAATCGTGGTCGAGTGCATAGTTCATCGCCTGCATGCCGCTCATCGACATGAACCGGTTGCCGATGAAGTTCGGCGTGTCCTTGCACAGCACGACACCCTTGCCGAGCACGTTCTTGCCGTAGTTCATCATGAAGTCGACGACGGCCGGATCGGTGCCGGCATGCGGGATAACCTCGAGCAGGTTGAGGTAGCGCGGCGGGTTGAAGAAGTGCGTACCGAGGAAGCGCTTTGTGAACGGCTCCGGCAGCCCTTCGGCGATGTCCCCGATGGGCAGGCCGGAGGTGTTGCTGCTGATGATGGCGGTCGGCTTGACGACCTCGGCCAAGCGTGCCATGAGGGCTTGCTTGATGTCGAGCCGTTCGACGATGACCTCGACCACCCAATCCGCGTTCGCGACATTGCCGAGGTCGTCCTCGGTGTTGCCGGTGGTGATCCGCTTGAGGTCGTCGGCGCTGAATAACTGCGCGGGGCGCATCGACTGGAGCGTTTTGAGGTTGCCGTTGACGATGGCGTTGCGCTTGGCGGCGGGGTCGCCGGGTTTGGTGTCGCGAGCGGGGATGTCGAGCAGCAGCACGTCGACGCCGACGCCGGCCAACAGCGCGGCGATACCACCGCCCATCGTACCGGAACCAATCACCGCGGCCTTCTTGATTTGGTCGGTCATAGGAGAACCTTTCGGCAGTACAACAAAATCGAATGACAATTTGATTCTGAATCGCTCAATTGTACCATCCCTTACCTGAGCACGTCATTGGAATGGCTGGCGCGACGGGTTATACGAGCAGCACGACTCCGCCCGCATAGGCCAGCCCGGCCACGAGCAGCACCCGGATGAGTCTTTCACTGCGCGGCTGGCCGGCGGGGCGCGTGAGGCGGTGCGCGATCATCGGCAGCGCCAACAGCAGGGCGGGCCATAACAGCGGCGGCGTAATGCCGGTTACCACGCTGATCACGCCAATCGCGATGAGCGCCACCGAGGCGATCCGCAGCAGGCGCGTGCTGACGGCGACACCGAAAACAGTCGTGAATGTGCGTTCGAAGCGGGCGTCGAAGGCGGCATCGCGGATCTGCTGTTCAAGTTGCGCGGACAGCGACGCCAGCACCAGCGCGCTCCACGCCAGCGCGTCGAACGGGGTCAGCGGCGCATCGATCAGCCAGATTGCCGCGAGGTATGGCAGTGTCTCGACCAGCGCCGCGTGCGCGAACAAGTCCCAGCCCGGTCGCGCCTTGAGGCGCAGCGGTGGCGCGGAGTAGGCCCACGCGGCGGCCAACGCAATCGCGGCGATGACCCACGCACGGGGGCCATACGCGCCGAACACGCCGACCACCATCGCTCCGGCGACAATCAGGATCGCAGTCATCTGTCTGCGGTACGGCCCGGCGAATACGCTGCGGTGCGCCTTGCGCGGGTCGCTCGCGTCGACGTGCGCGTCAAAGCGGTCGTTGATGGCGAACGCGAGCCATGCGCCCGCCGCCAGCATGACCGGTATGCCGAGCGTGCTGCCGTCGAGTCGGCCTCTCAACGCGAGCGAAACCGCGCTGACGACAAGCGTGACGATCCACGCGTCGGCGTGGTTGAAGAACAGCCAGAGTCGGGACATCGGCCTCAAGGTGGGTATACGATCGTCCGTGCGAAGCACGGCGCCGGACGGACAGTGCGACCATTATAGCGGGGTGGGTTACAATGCGTGTCAAGTCGTGCGTTCAGGAGTGGTGGCGATGCGCTTGGGATTGATGATCGGGTACAGCGGGGCGACCATCGAGCTGCCGATGCCGCTCGTGCAAGAAGCGGATCGGATGGGCTACTTCGCGGTTTGGACGGGCGAAGCCTACGGCTCGGACGCAATCACTCCGCTGGCATGGATCGGCGCGCAAACGGCTCGCATCGGGCTGGGCACGGCGATCATGCAAATGCCGGGCCGCTCACCCGCGATGACCGCGATGACCGCCATCACGCTCGATCAGCTCAGCGGCGGACGATTCCTGCTCGGGCTTGGCCTGAGTGGGCCGCAAGTCGCCGAGGGCTGGCACGGAGTTGCCTATGGCAAGCCGCTTGCCAAAACGCGCGAATACGTCGAGATTGTGCGCGCGATCCTCAAGCGCGAACGCCCGCTCGAACATCACGGCATGCACTACGACATCCCCTACAGCGGCCCCGACGCGACTGGTCTCGGCAAGCCACTCAAGTCGATCATCCACGGCCGGCCCGATATGCCGATTTATCTGGCGTCGATCGGCCCCAAGAACGTTGCGTTGACTGCCGAGATCGCCGACGGTTGGCTTCCGATCTTCTTCAGTCCGCGCCATTACGCCAGCGTGTACGCGCCGCACATCCGCGAGGGGTTTGAGGCCGCTGGCGGTAAAAATCCGACGTCGTTCGACATCGGTCCGTCGGTGCCGGTGGTCATCAGCGACGACCTCGACTCGGCGCGGGCGGCGATCAAGCCGCAGTTGGCGCTGTATATCGGCGGCATGGGCGCCAAAGGCAAGAACTTCTATAACGACCTCGCCGTGCGTTACGGCTACGAAGAAGCCGCAGCGACGATCCAGGACCTGTACCTTGCCGGCGACAAGATGAAGGCAATCTACGCGGTGCCGGATGAACTGGTGGACGATGTGGCATTGGTCGGCCCGGTAGACCGCATCAAAGACCGCCTGCAGTTGTGGCGCGAGGCGCCGATCGGCACGCTCAACATCATGGCGTTCGATGTCGAAACCGTCCGCACAATGGCCGAACTGGTGCTCTAAGCGGGGCGCTGCCCCGAACCCTGCCAGAAGGCTTTCGCCCTCTGGACTCCCTTACCCGCGAACACGGCATGCTGGCATGCCGTGTTCACAGTAATGGGGTCAAGGGGTTTTCACCCCTTGATGGGATCTAGAGGCTCAGTGCTGAAATGGCCGTTACGGTGTGATGGTATCCCCCGCCGATGTATCGAGGAACGTGCGCGCGAATTCCACGAACTGATAGACGTCGGCAAAGTTGCTGGCGATGCCGACTGACACGCGGATCGCGCCGACCGCCTTGTCGCCGTGCTTCGACATCGCGGTGATGAACTGTTCGAAAGTCATCCGTTCGCTGCCATGGAAGTACGGCAGCAGTTCCTCTTTGGTCAGGCCTGCGGCCATCTCACCCGCGCCCGGATTGCAGAAACAACCGGTCCGCAGCGAGATGCCACGCCCGTTTGCCCGGTCTTCGACCCACCGAAAGTCGATCAGCTTGCCGTCGACATCGTAGAAGTTGAACGTGACCGTTCCGCCGCGCATGCAGGTGTCGGTCGGGCCGTAGATGGTCGCGAGAGGGCGCCCGTTGCTGTGGCGAAGTGCGACGAGGTTGCGAATCAGCCAATCCGTCAGGCACATCACGCGGTTGTGTATGCGTTCGATCCCGATTTGCTCGATGTAGCGCAGCCCAATCTCGATAGCGGGCAGGTTCAGGTAGTTGATCGTGCCGTCTTCGAAAGCAGCGACGCCGTCATCCAGAAAGTAGCCGTCGCCCTGCACCGAGGCTAGCGTGATCGTGCCGCCCGCGAACCACGGCCGGCGTAGTTTGGGCAGCACCGCCTTGCGTATGATTAGGCAGCCGACGCCGGTCGGATAACCGAACATCTTGTAGAACGACAGGCTGACAAAATCAGGATGGTGCTGGCTGAGGTCGAGCCGGTTGGTCGGCGCGAACGCAGCGGCATCGAGCAGAACGTCCCAACCGTTCGCCTGCGCTTCGGCGATCCATTCAAGCGCATGTTGAACGCCGGAGAAGTTCGACTGTGCAGGGTAGGCGAACAGGCGCGACTTCCCGTCATGGTTCGATTGCAGGTGCTCGCGCAGTTTGTCCGTATCGATGCGCAGCTCGGGTGGGATAACGGGCGCATAGGTTACGGCAGCGCCCTGCGCGCGGGCGAACTCGCGA of Candidatus Flexicrinis affinis contains these proteins:
- a CDS encoding 3-hydroxyacyl-CoA dehydrogenase/enoyl-CoA hydratase family protein: MTDQIKKAAVIGSGTMGGGIAALLAGVGVDVLLLDIPARDTKPGDPAAKRNAIVNGNLKTLQSMRPAQLFSADDLKRITTGNTEDDLGNVANADWVVEVIVERLDIKQALMARLAEVVKPTAIISSNTSGLPIGDIAEGLPEPFTKRFLGTHFFNPPRYLNLLEVIPHAGTDPAVVDFMMNYGKNVLGKGVVLCKDTPNFIGNRFMSMSGMQAMNYALDHDYTVEEVDALTGPLIGRPKTATFNLNDLVGYDIAVHVARNLYPAIADDPAREVLNHPGSAALSDEMLKRNWLGRKTGQGFYHMRRSADGGKELWALNLKTFEYEPPKQVTFESIEKHGRVKPLGERIKRLIAEPDRGGQYLFHLHGFYLAYASQKVPEITETIVNIDNAQKWGFAHEMGPFEIWDAIGVAEYVEKFEAAGYPVAKWVKDMLASGNSTFYQRDAHGVVVGYYSPQAGAYVTTGHDPMEISLSDLRARGTAVLEQNDHGILYDIGDGVLLFQFRTKQNTITGGLLDLGFKALAMLEDPAWQALVIANEGERFSIGANLADAMGAGIEGVEAVTKKLQDFGMAMRAAPKPVVVAPYNMTLGGGLEITMSGHAVVAHAELYAGLVEFGVGIIPAGGGCKELLRRVVNPVADRGANVLEPLQSIFTTIATAKVSESANQARELGFLRKADKIVMNKAHLIGEAKQYALGMAKTFQPKGVDMIYAAGRDAYAALNLGIAGFIESGVATEYDGFIARKLAYVLTGGALSQPGWVHPQVILDLERKAMMELIMEQKTQERVMYMLANNKPLRN
- a CDS encoding aminotransferase class V-fold PLP-dependent enzyme, whose translation is MFTVTDAYAEARHEFEDRCPEYDAPALEALRRTEYGRLDAQQQVYLDYTGGGLYADSQLSAHMDMLRRGIFGNPHSANPTSAASTQLDEHARQYVLDYFNASPDEYLVIFTLNASGALKLVGESYPFEPGGHYLLTFDNHNSVNGIREFARAQGAAVTYAPVIPPELRIDTDKLREHLQSNHDGKSRLFAYPAQSNFSGVQHALEWIAEAQANGWDVLLDAAAFAPTNRLDLSQHHPDFVSLSFYKMFGYPTGVGCLIIRKAVLPKLRRPWFAGGTITLASVQGDGYFLDDGVAAFEDGTINYLNLPAIEIGLRYIEQIGIERIHNRVMCLTDWLIRNLVALRHSNGRPLATIYGPTDTCMRGGTVTFNFYDVDGKLIDFRWVEDRANGRGISLRTGCFCNPGAGEMAAGLTKEELLPYFHGSERMTFEQFITAMSKHGDKAVGAIRVSVGIASNFADVYQFVEFARTFLDTSAGDTITP
- a CDS encoding UbiA family prenyltransferase is translated as MSRLWLFFNHADAWIVTLVVSAVSLALRGRLDGSTLGIPVMLAAGAWLAFAINDRFDAHVDASDPRKAHRSVFAGPYRRQMTAILIVAGAMVVGVFGAYGPRAWVIAAIALAAAWAYSAPPLRLKARPGWDLFAHAALVETLPYLAAIWLIDAPLTPFDALAWSALVLASLSAQLEQQIRDAAFDARFERTFTTVFGVAVSTRLLRIASVALIAIGVISVVTGITPPLLWPALLLALPMIAHRLTRPAGQPRSERLIRVLLVAGLAYAGGVVLLV
- a CDS encoding LLM class F420-dependent oxidoreductase; this translates as MRLGLMIGYSGATIELPMPLVQEADRMGYFAVWTGEAYGSDAITPLAWIGAQTARIGLGTAIMQMPGRSPAMTAMTAITLDQLSGGRFLLGLGLSGPQVAEGWHGVAYGKPLAKTREYVEIVRAILKRERPLEHHGMHYDIPYSGPDATGLGKPLKSIIHGRPDMPIYLASIGPKNVALTAEIADGWLPIFFSPRHYASVYAPHIREGFEAAGGKNPTSFDIGPSVPVVISDDLDSARAAIKPQLALYIGGMGAKGKNFYNDLAVRYGYEEAAATIQDLYLAGDKMKAIYAVPDELVDDVALVGPVDRIKDRLQLWREAPIGTLNIMAFDVETVRTMAELVL